Proteins encoded together in one Thalassotalea crassostreae window:
- the mreC gene encoding rod shape-determining protein MreC: MNPIFIDGYSSHRRMLLALVLSSVFIYCDHKLASFETARTYFQSLVSPLQYIANTPKQLMDYASDNLVSRSQLMEDNERYQMNELLLNEKLLQLNILKQENDRLRKLLASPVKSEYKKMVAEILAVDSDPYSQQIVVDRGELDGIYEGQPVIDDTGVVGQVLHVGANNSRVLLLTDITHAIPLRVHRNGIRLIARGTGSVSQMEVNHVPHSTDIKVGDLLVTSGLGGKFPQGYPVAEVIYVSDSSEKEFAQINIRPLVNFNRLRYLLMLWPESLATNDRADSVIKESEQ; the protein is encoded by the coding sequence ATGAATCCCATTTTTATTGATGGATATTCCAGTCATAGAAGAATGTTATTAGCGCTTGTTTTATCAAGCGTTTTCATTTATTGCGACCATAAATTAGCAAGCTTTGAAACGGCTCGCACATATTTTCAATCCCTTGTTAGCCCTCTGCAGTATATCGCCAATACGCCAAAGCAATTGATGGACTACGCATCTGATAATTTAGTTTCACGCAGTCAACTTATGGAAGATAACGAACGTTATCAAATGAATGAGCTGTTGTTAAACGAAAAATTATTACAACTGAATATCTTAAAACAAGAAAATGATCGCCTGCGTAAATTATTAGCTTCACCGGTTAAAAGTGAATACAAGAAAATGGTCGCTGAAATCCTAGCTGTTGATAGCGACCCTTATTCTCAGCAAATTGTGGTTGATAGAGGTGAGCTCGACGGAATCTATGAAGGGCAGCCGGTAATTGATGATACTGGTGTAGTCGGTCAGGTATTACATGTTGGCGCCAACAATTCTCGAGTTTTATTGTTAACAGATATAACTCACGCTATACCACTTAGAGTACATCGAAATGGCATTCGATTGATTGCGAGAGGTACAGGAAGTGTAAGCCAAATGGAGGTAAATCATGTACCTCATTCTACGGATATTAAAGTGGGAGACTTATTGGTTACTTCTGGTTTAGGCGGGAAGTTCCCGCAAGGGTACCCAGTTGCAGAAGTTATTTATGTGTCTGATAGTTCAGAAAAAGAATTTGCTCAAATTAATATCAGACCATTGGTAAACTTTAATCGCTTGCGCTATTTATTAATGCTTTGGCCTGAATCCTTGGCAACTAATGACCGCGCCGATTCAGTAATAAAAGAGTCGGAGCAATAA
- the mreD gene encoding rod shape-determining protein MreD produces the protein MKAKNNNFVIIVTLLIALILSIIPMPIGIDMYRPNWTLLVLMYWSLALPNRVNVLSAWFIGLVLDVLLGSILGINAFATAIVIYVCVNNFQKIRNFSLWQQSLIIALLTALYHLMIFWVQRFILDVDFSISYLKPVITSAAIWPVVFLLLRKIRRQLRVH, from the coding sequence ATGAAAGCAAAAAATAATAATTTTGTGATAATTGTAACGTTGCTTATAGCGTTGATATTAAGCATTATTCCAATGCCTATCGGTATTGATATGTATCGACCAAACTGGACATTGTTAGTATTGATGTATTGGAGCCTTGCATTGCCGAATAGGGTAAACGTGCTTAGTGCCTGGTTTATCGGTTTAGTACTCGACGTTTTACTTGGTTCTATTTTGGGCATAAATGCTTTTGCTACCGCTATAGTGATTTATGTTTGCGTTAATAATTTCCAAAAAATTCGAAATTTTTCACTTTGGCAACAGTCGCTAATTATTGCATTGTTAACCGCGCTTTATCATTTAATGATATTTTGGGTTCAGCGATTCATATTGGATGTTGATTTTTCTATAAGTTACTTAAAACCGGTAATAACTAGTGCAGCAATATGGCCCGTTGTATTTTTGCTTTTGCGCAAGATTAGACGACAATTGAGAGTGCATTAA
- a CDS encoding Maf family protein, with amino-acid sequence MLFLASKSPRRQELLKLITTDFRLVEGEIEEQILTNESAQDFVLRMAIEKAQAGLKNIDHNKDGWVLGSDTVVVINGQVLGKPKDFSDANQMLQLLSNNKHQVLTAVAIVSLTEQFSKVVTTDVEFREISAQEIEAYWQSGEPHDKAGSYGIQGLAGKFVKRIEGSYFSVVGLPLFETECLLKQACYSHKDK; translated from the coding sequence ATGCTTTTTCTTGCTTCCAAATCTCCTCGACGACAAGAATTATTAAAATTAATTACCACTGATTTTCGTCTAGTTGAGGGCGAGATAGAAGAGCAAATTCTAACGAATGAATCTGCGCAAGATTTTGTTCTTCGAATGGCTATCGAAAAAGCTCAAGCTGGTTTAAAAAATATCGATCATAATAAAGATGGGTGGGTATTAGGTTCAGATACTGTTGTTGTTATCAATGGCCAAGTGCTAGGAAAGCCGAAAGATTTTTCAGATGCGAATCAAATGCTGCAGTTGCTGTCTAATAATAAGCACCAAGTATTGACTGCGGTAGCAATTGTGTCGTTGACCGAACAGTTTTCGAAAGTTGTCACCACCGACGTCGAATTTAGAGAAATTAGTGCGCAAGAAATAGAAGCATACTGGCAAAGCGGTGAGCCACATGATAAAGCGGGCAGTTATGGTATACAAGGTTTAGCCGGTAAGTTTGTTAAGCGAATCGAAGGTAGTTATTTTTCTGTTGTTGGTTTACCTTTATTTGAAACTGAATGCCTACTAAAACAAGCATGTTATTCACATAAGGATAAATAA
- the rng gene encoding ribonuclease G produces MSGELLINVTPSETRVALIENGTLQEVHIERIAKKGIVGNIYLGKVIRVLPGMQAAFVDINLDKAAFLHASDINSRLMTSQEQDNNDNEVPDIRTLVHEGQYITVQVVKDPLGTKGARLTTDLTIASRYLVMMPNAKHAGVSQRIEDEKERDRLKKIVIPYCSDDGGFIVRTAAEGAGDNEVAHDAEFLKRVWNKVQERKKRKQTNMPLFQDLYLACRIIRDFVGTGLERIRVDSRLTFDELIEFTDEFVPEIKPIIEYYPGERPVFDLFDVENEIQRALQRKVELKSGGYLIIDQTEAMTTIDINTGAFVGHRNLEETIFNTNIEATQAIARQLRLRNLGGIIIVDFIDMNTNEHKKRVLHSLDVAMAKDNVKYSISNFSALGLVEMTRKRTRESLEHILCDECPICDGRGNLKTVETVCFEILREIVRVNRAYDADKFIVYASTQVSDTLNNDEMHHLAELEVFIGKQIKVQTDSVYNQEQFDVVMM; encoded by the coding sequence ATGAGCGGTGAGTTACTTATTAATGTAACACCCAGTGAAACACGGGTTGCCTTGATTGAAAATGGTACTTTGCAAGAAGTTCATATAGAACGTATTGCCAAAAAAGGTATTGTTGGCAATATATATTTAGGTAAAGTTATCCGTGTATTGCCTGGTATGCAGGCCGCATTTGTTGATATTAACTTAGATAAAGCTGCATTTCTTCATGCGTCAGATATCAATTCAAGATTGATGACCAGCCAAGAACAAGACAATAATGACAATGAAGTTCCTGATATACGTACATTGGTTCATGAAGGCCAATATATCACCGTACAAGTTGTAAAAGATCCTCTTGGCACCAAAGGTGCTCGCCTAACTACTGATTTAACCATAGCTTCTCGATATTTAGTGATGATGCCTAATGCTAAACACGCTGGTGTATCACAACGAATAGAAGACGAAAAAGAACGTGATCGTCTAAAGAAAATTGTTATTCCATATTGCAGTGATGACGGTGGTTTTATTGTTCGCACCGCAGCAGAAGGCGCAGGTGATAATGAAGTTGCCCACGATGCAGAATTTTTAAAGCGAGTATGGAATAAAGTTCAAGAACGCAAGAAGCGTAAGCAGACTAATATGCCGCTTTTCCAAGATCTCTATTTGGCATGTCGAATTATTCGCGACTTTGTTGGCACTGGTCTTGAACGTATTAGAGTGGATTCACGGTTGACGTTTGACGAATTAATCGAATTTACCGATGAGTTCGTGCCAGAGATAAAACCTATTATCGAGTATTACCCAGGTGAACGACCTGTGTTCGACTTGTTTGATGTTGAAAATGAAATTCAGCGCGCATTGCAGCGTAAAGTGGAATTAAAGTCAGGCGGTTACCTGATAATTGATCAAACCGAAGCGATGACTACTATCGATATTAATACTGGCGCATTTGTGGGCCATCGAAATTTGGAAGAAACAATATTCAATACCAATATCGAAGCGACACAAGCGATTGCAAGACAACTTCGATTGCGTAATCTAGGCGGTATTATCATTGTCGACTTTATTGATATGAATACCAATGAACATAAGAAACGCGTTCTGCACTCTCTTGATGTAGCCATGGCAAAAGACAATGTTAAGTATTCAATTAGTAATTTTTCAGCACTAGGGTTAGTCGAAATGACACGAAAACGAACTCGTGAATCATTAGAACATATCCTTTGTGATGAATGCCCAATTTGTGATGGACGCGGTAATTTGAAAACTGTCGAAACCGTATGCTTTGAAATATTAAGAGAAATTGTGCGAGTAAACAGAGCCTACGATGCTGATAAATTTATCGTTTATGCGTCAACTCAGGTAAGCGACACTTTGAATAATGATGAAATGCATCACTTAGCAGAATTGGAAGTATTCATTGGCAAGCAAATTAAAGTTCAAACTGATTCTGTATACAATCAAGAGCAGTTTGATGTGGTAATGATGTAG